Proteins from a genomic interval of Xiphias gladius isolate SHS-SW01 ecotype Sanya breed wild chromosome 23, ASM1685928v1, whole genome shotgun sequence:
- the LOC120785720 gene encoding protocadherin beta-15-like — translation MAITDTKGQWLDAWIFFCLALLIVTKLEGISAQIRYSIQEELKSGTAVGNVAKDLGLDPGRLRERNLRVVSGTKQDLFKVNPRDGVLLVNQRVDREELCAKTVPCITNLKAVVENPLEMHQVIIEILDVNDNSPKFPEENYTLEVLESAVVGSRFQMEGAHDLDVGLNSLQSYKLNHNEYFRLETEEFGEDGKVPFLILHRPLDREQNAQHGLLLTATDGGKPSKSGTINITVIVSDVNDNSPVCEKQKYTVTIKENAPAGTFLLTVNASDSDEGLNGEVEYSLRSKLRGLSPDPFDLDSRTGKLTVKEGLDYEEKQVYEIKVLAADKGTVSLSTHCNVVVRVEDVNDNRPEIEITSLSSRIPEDAPPGTVVALMGVTDLDSGVNGQVICSVPGHLPFDLKPSPDGQSYSLVTKDYLDKETIHMYDITIKAKDLGSPSLSSTKVIQVDVIDVNDNSPLFTESLYTFYVPENNKAGMSIFSVSATDVDGGENAAVTYSLDRKSPGPTVTSFLHINEANGTISALKSFDFESLKTFHFHVVASDSGTPSLSSNVTVHVFILDQNDNAPVILYPVSSNGSAEGVEEIPRNVNAGHLVTKVRAYDADIGYNGWLLFSLQEVTDHSLFGLDRYTGQIRTLRSFTETDEAEHRLVILVKDNGNVSLSATATVMVKLVEPKEAFAASDVKSSAKADEENNVTFYLMITLGSVSALFLISIVVLIAMQCSKPTDCTSKYLQETNYDGTLCHSIQYRSGDKRYMLVGPRMSIGSTIVPGSHANTLVLPDRRGASGEVNVFFLTYMTSCFDTLLLNSCSYDSRWPHGASVA, via the exons aTGGCGATAACGGACACCAAAGGACAATGGTTGGATGCgtggattttcttttgtctAGCACTGCTGATCGTGACTAAACTGGAAGGAATCTCTGCACAAATACGGTATTCCATTCAGGAAGAATTAAAATCGGGCACGGCAGTTGGAAATGTGGCCAAGGATCTCGGGTTAGATCCTGGAAGACTGCGGGAGAGAAATCTTCGTGTTGTGTCAGGAACAAAGCAGGATCTGTTTAAGGTAAATCCCAGAGATGGAGTTTTGTTAGTGAACCAGAGAGTAGACAGAGAGGAGCTGTGTGCAAAAACTGTTCCCTGCATCACAAATCTGAAAGCAGTTGTAGAGAATCCTCTCGAGATGCATCAAGTGATAATTGAAATACTCGATGTAAACGACAATTCGCCGAAATTTCCAGAAGAAAACTACACATTAGAGGTGCTGGAGTCCGCCGTAGTTGGATCTCGATTTCAAATGGAAGGAGCCCACGACCTGGATGTTGGATTGAATTCCTTACAGTCATATAAGCTAAACCACAACGAGTACTTTCGCCTGGAAACGGAGGAATTTGGGGAGGATGGGAAAGTTCCATTCCTGATATTACATCGACCTTTGGATAGAGAACAGAATGCTCAACACGGGTTACTATTAACAGCTACAGATGGAGGAAAACCATCCAAATCTGGTACAATCAATATCACTGTTATTGTGTCTGATGTAAATGACAACTCGCCAGTGTGCGAGAAACAGAAATACACCGTAACCATAAAGGAAAACGCACCTGCGGGGACATTTCTGCTGACAGTAAATGCATCTGACTCGGATGAGGGGCTGAACGGTGAGGTGGAATATTCTTTAAGGAGTAAACTTAGAGGACTCTCGCCTGACCCGTTTGATTTGGATAGCAGAACCGGCAAACTAACCGTGAAAGAGGGCCTTGACTACGAGGAAAAGCAAGTCTATGAGATTAAAGTACTGGCTGCAGACAAAGGGACCGTGTCTCTCTCCACACACTGCAACGTGGTTGTTAGAGTGGAAGACGTGAATGATAACCGACCCGAAATAGAGATCACATCCCTTTCAAGTCGCATTCCAGAGGATGCACCTCCTGGCACGGTGGTGGCGTTGATGGGTGTGACGGACCTTGACTCAGGTGTGAATGGACAGGTGATCTGCAGCGTGCCCGGCCATTTACCTTTTGACTTAAAGCCATCTCCTGATGGGCAGTCATACTCTTTGGTCACCAAGGACTACTTGGATAAGGAAACCATACATATGTATGACATTACAATAAAGGCTAAAGATTTAGGGAGCCCCTCCCTTTCATCTACGAAGGTGATACAGGTAGATGTGATAGATGTTAATGATAACAGTCCTTTGTTCACTGAAAGCCTTTATACTTTTTATGTGCCTGAAAATAACAAGGCTGGAATGTCAATTTTTTCAGTGAGCGCGACTGATGTTGATGGAGGTGAAAATGCGGCAGTCACATATTCACTCGACAGAAAGAGTCCCGGGCCCACTGTAACCTCCTTTCTACATATAAACGAAGCCAATGGCACTATTTCAGCGCTAAAAAGTTTTGACTTTGAGTCGCTGAAAACTTTCCACTTCCACGTGGTCGCGTCCGACTCGGGAACTCCGTCACTCAGCAGCAACGTCACAGTGCACGTGTTCATTCTGGATCAGAACGACAACGCTCCAGTCATCCTGTATCCAGTCAGCTCGAACGGTTCTGCTGAAGGTGTGGAGGAGATTCCCCGCAACGTGAACGCAGGACACTTGGTGACTAAAGTCCGAGCCTACGACGCCGATATAGGATATAACGGCTGgttactgttttcactgcaggaaGTTACCGACCACAGTCTCTTTGGTCTGGACCGCTACACGGGACAGATCAGGACACTTCGCTCATTCACAGAGACAGACGAGGCTGAGCATAGACTGGTCATACTGGTGAAAGACAATGGGAACGTTTCACTCTCAGCAACGGCTACTGTGATGGTCAAACTTGTGGAGCCCAAAGAGGCTTTTGCAGCTTCTGACGTGAAAAGTTCGGCAAAAGCAGATGAGGAgaataatgtgactttttaccTGATGATAACTTTGGGCTCAGTTTCGGCTCTTTTTCTCATCAGCATCGTTGTGCTGATTGCGATGCAGTGCTCCAAACCCACAGACTGTACTTCTAAATATCTGCAAGAGACGAATTATGACGGGACTCTGTGTCACAGCATCCAGTACAGATCTGGAGACAAACGGTACATGTTAGTTGGACCCAGGATGAGTATAGGATCTACTATAGTCCCAGGAAGCCACGCCAATACTCTAGTGCTTCCTGACAGGAGAGGCGCATCTGGAgaggtaaatgttttttttcttacttacATGACCTCATGCTTTGACACGCTATTACTGAATAGTTGTTCATACGATT CCCGGTGGCCACATGGTGCCAGTGTGGCCTAG
- the LOC120785719 gene encoding protocadherin beta-15-like, with protein sequence MGEQGQRRRANCWWVAGILLLCFGEQILAQLRYSIAEEVPVGSPVGSVAKDLGLETSTLTDRRFRIVSGPNHALFQLNQNNGVLYVGKSIDREELCEGTKVCLINLKIVVESPLEIHYVGVEITDVNDHSPTFPESEQRLEIAEHTPPGTRFQIHAARDPDVGTQSVRLYKLNPNDFFDIEVRDSEGDKIPFLVLKKPMDREQKAEHRLVLTALDGGSPSRSGRLNLTITVLDANDNRPVFSKDTYSVSLDENAPIGTLVIQLNATDLDEGLNSEIEYSFGKTQNKKVHDTFELDSITGDIRVKGKVDFEDTEIYRLDLQASDKGQLPWTAESRVVIKIKDVNDNKPDIEVTSLSNVVPEDSKPGTVISLISVTDRDSGVNGKVICKISDNVPFDLTPSIEENMYSLVTKGRLDRENVSHYDITITATDCGEPPLSSAKTLRVQVSDVNDNRPVFSQNPFEIYLIENNAPGVSIFSVTAADNDLNENAAITYHIVRDDGLQGDMASFLNVNPDNGHITALKSFDFETLKTFHFHVVASDSGTPSLSSNVTVHVFILDQNDNAPVILYPVSSNGSAEGVEEIPRNVNAGHLVTKVRAYDADIGYNGWLLFSLQEVTDHSLFGLDRYTGQIRTLRSFTETDEAEHRLVILVKDNGNVSLSATATVMVKLVEPKEAFAASDVKSSAKADEENNVTFYLMITLGSVSALFLISIIVLIAMQCSKPTDCTSKYLQETNYDGTLCHSIQYRSGDKRYMLVGPRMSIGSTIVPGSHANTLVLPDRRRASGEVRPCFDFNFKIFFMHSQIIYCGLH encoded by the coding sequence ATGGGAGAACAAGGACAAAGGCGCCGAGCGAACTGCTGGTGGGTTGCCGGGATTTTGTTGCTGTGCTTTGGGGAGCAGATTTTGGCTCAGTTAAGATACTCTATTGCAGAAGAAGTGCCAGTGGGATCCCCTGTTGGGAGTGTTGCCAAGGATTTAGGACTTGAAACTAGCACTTTGACAGACAGGCGGTTTCGTATTGTTTCGGGTCCAAATCATGCTCTGTTTCAGTTAAATCAGAACAATGGGGTGCTGTATGTTGGGAAAAGTATCGACCGCGAAGAGCTCTGCGAAGGAACAAAGGTTTGTTTGATAAACCTGAAAATTGTTGTCGAAAGCCCACTGGAAATACATTACGTTGGCGTTGAAATAACAGACGTTAATGACCATTCACCGACTTTTCCGGAAAGCGAGCAGCGACTCGAAATAGCAGAGCACACTCCTCCAGGTACTCGTTTCCAAATTCATGCCGCTAGAGACCCCGATGTCGGTACACAGTCGGTTCGTTTATACAAGCTGAACccaaatgatttttttgataTAGAAGTGAGAGACAGCGAGGGGGACAAGATACCGTTTTTAGTGCTGAAAAAGCCGATGGACAGGGAGCAAAAGGCAGAACATCGTTTAGTATTGACGGCTCTTGATGGGGGCAGTCCGTCGAGATCCGGGAGGCTTAATTTAACTATCACCGTGCTAGATGCAAATGATAATCGCCCCGTGTTCAGCAAAGATACATATAGTGTGTCATTGGATGAAAATGCCCCGATAGGAACGCTTGTAATACAACTGAACGCTACAGATTTAGATGAAGGTTTGAACAGCGAAATTGAATACTCCTTCGGAAAAacgcaaaacaaaaaagtgcatGACACCTTTGAATTAGACAGTATCACTGGTGACATTCGAGTGAAAGGAAAAGTGGACTTCGAGGACACGGAGATTTACAGACTGGACCTCCAGGCTTCAGATAAGGGTCAGCTACCCTGGACAGCTGAAAGTAGAGTTGTGATTAAAATTAAGGATGTGAACGATAATAAGCCAGATATTGAAGTAACATCATTGTCAAATGTTGTCCCCGAGGATTCAAAGCCCGGCACTGTTATCTCTCTCATTAGTGTTACGGACAGAGATTCGGGTGTTAATGGCAAAGTTATTTGTAAAATCTCGGATAATGTTCCGTTTGATTTGACGCCATCCATTGAGGAAAACATGTACTCTCTTGTCACAAAAGGGCGTTTAGACCGAGAAAATGTGTCCCATTATGATATTACAATAACAGCTACTGACTGTGGTGAACCTCCACTTTCCTCTGCAAAAACCTTGCGTGTTCAAGTGTCAGATGTAAATGATAACAGGCCAGTATTTAGTCAGAATCCATTTGAAATTTATTTGATAGAAAACAATGCCCCGGGCGTATCAATATTTTCTGTAACTGCTGCTGATAATGATCTGAATGAAAATGCAGCAATAACATATCACATTGTGAGAGATGATGGGCTGCAGGGTGATATGGCATCTTTCCTGAATGTAAATCCGGATAACGGACACATCACCGCGCTAAAAAGTTTTGACTTTGAGACGCTGAAAACTTTCCACTTCCACGTGGTCGCGTCAGACTCGGGAACTCCGTCACTCAGCAGCAACGTCACAGTGCACGTGTTCATTCTGGATCAGAACGACAACGCTCCAGTCATCCTGTATCCAGTCAGCTCGAACGGTTCTGCTGAAGGTGTGGAGGAGATTCCCCGCAACGTGAACGCAGGACACTTGGTGACTAAAGTCCGAGCCTACGACGCCGATATAGGATATAACGGCTGgttactgttttcactgcaggaaGTTACCGACCACAGTCTCTTTGGTCTGGACCGCTACACGGGACAGATCAGGACACTTCGCTCATTCACAGAGACAGACGAGGCTGAGCATAGACTGGTCATACTGGTGAAAGACAATGGGAACGTTTCACTCTCAGCAACAGCTACTGTGATGGTCAAACTTGTGGAGCCCAAAGAGGCTTTTGCAGCTTCTGACGTTAAAAGTTCGGCAAAAGCAGATGAGGAgaataatgtgactttttaccTGATGATAACTTTGGGCTCAGTTTCGGCTCTttttctcatcagcatcattgtGCTGATTGCGATGCAGTGCTCCAAACCCACAGACTGTACTTCTAAATATCTGCAAGAGACGAATTATGACGGGACTCTGTGTCACAGCATCCAGTACAGATCTGGAGACAAACGGTACATGTTAGTTGGACCCAGGATGAGTATAGGATCTACTATAGTCCCAGGAAGCCATGCCAATACACTGGTGCTTCCTGACAGAAGGAGAGCATCTGGAGAGGTAAGACCATGTTTCGATTTTAATTTCAAGATATTTTTCATGCACTCGCAGATAATTTACTGTGGTTTACATTAA